Proteins from one Impatiens glandulifera chromosome 2, dImpGla2.1, whole genome shotgun sequence genomic window:
- the LOC124926708 gene encoding mediator of RNA polymerase II transcription subunit 33A-like, translating to MTVETKAEAITNGEPKPNMSTINEFQNLLLETMKGCEQRGEPVIVWTMEVAHCIDEAGLGFPSSDLGILIVSLLTDASNLHKPSLWKFLDQALSSSLVSRIHVLSLLTSRVIPKRNTQPQSYRLYLELLRIYGLVFDALGEESCGEILKSIDLALKLSQTYKTQVVELGHAIVLWLFSIVSALVDSILSDLGLHVTSKDGTSELIKGEDSGNMDIDFQDSEILQTNGHCENIRRLNWHVALDVLGQIIENKKAIVLLRLVHLNMPETFNGLIQKMNFLESHKLVSLKLESKQLFVRASTNIQRILNFEYELNKRKMVGMLTCIQSCYRIPSCYSGSGLSACWIPFDICMENAMNGRQFSVTSSIDVFAETIKTLQVLNCASWEETFLALWLSSLRLVQRERDPLEGPIPHLESRLCILLSITPLAIALVLKDDAVQCCQESDHTSRKNGLVSSLQILGQYTDLLCPPTSIVNAANSAASKATNFSYNAKTMKDDRGDSHIDTSLAAGGDMRHLIVEACIARKLLDTSAYFWCDYISASVTPSPNHLSLERSPWLEFMGGSPLTGPLVDELMEVPASSLEEIEKLHHVALNGSLEEKSAAAKIVCGASLSSGWNIQEHVVRLIVKLLSPPIPPNHTGVRSHLVDHMPVLSAILFGVSSVDTVHILSLHGMMPEVAAALTPICETYGSLVPQTSSHKTSLSNTSSIYMIFSSAFLLLLRLWKFYQPLLEQCIPGRGTIGGELTLEYLLILCDRRIQSDNSVTAGEKVGSDTKSHLDSYPKLRAWYCHNRLSVASTDSGLSTGNPVHQVANKILSTLYGKMTKTGTVSGDTSVSSGSLASSEEDVCEMPVLPAWDMLEAIPFVLEAILTACAHGRLSSRDLTTGLRDIVDFLPASLAAIISYFSAEITRGIWKPVDMDGIDWPSPAGNLASIDAEIKEILAAVGVNVPSCSFGGSLPAKLPLPMAALVSLTITFKLDKSLEYILAVTGPAMERCASACSWPSMPIVSSLWVQKVRRWHDFIVVSCSRSVFIKNQEPVSQLLRSCFTAFLGSYNSKQTGVNSLLGTYISSPGLYPRVSPGFLYLRTCRSIHNVQYINNVIIKLVVEFSRSLVANKGSPRLKSTEASFAIAAVKAREAAMLGSSLLCVSGGVQLVQELYQDSIVNWLLSSRDVHTGTVGRVIEGYAVACLMVFSGASIWGVMERAPSWSMSRNRLKFVSDHMDFVGSVVDGNVWIGRDMITWRAYVSCLVDLVVRFAPFWVMELKRETLVKLAKGLSGWGQLDLAILLLEKGGKKVMGSVVELVSTIS from the exons ATGACAGTGGAGACTAAGGCGGAAGCGATAACCAACGGCGAGCCCAAGCCTAACATGTCTACTATCAATGAATTTCAGAATCTACTACTGGAGACGATGAAAGGTTGCGAACAGAGGGGTGAGCCTGTCATTGTCTGGACAATGGAGGTTGCTCACTGCATCGACGAAGCTGGATTAGGGTTCCCCAGTTCTGATTTGGGTATTTTGATTGTCTCTCTGCTGACCGACGCCAGTAATTTACACAAACCGTCCCTTTGGAAGTTCCTTGATCAAGCTCTTTCCTCCTCTCTCGTATCCCGTATCCACGTTCTATCTCTCCTTACTTCCAG GGTGATTCCTAAGCGGAATACACAACCCCAGTCCTATAGACTCTATCTTGAACTTTTGCGGATATATGGATTAGTATTTGATGCTCTTGGAGAAGAGTCTTGTGGAGA GATATTAAAATCAATTGATCTCGCCCTTAAGCTATCCCAGACGTATAAAACTCAGGTTGTGGAGCTTGGACATGCTATAGTGTTATGGCTTTTTAGCATCGTCAGTGCATTGGTTGACAGCATATTGTCTGATTTGGGGTTGCATGTGACATCTAAGGATGGTACAAGTGAATTGATAAAAGGTGAAGATAGTGGAAACATGGACATAGATTTTCAAGATAGCGAGATTCTTCAGACAAATGGACACTGTGAAAATATAAGGAGATTGAATTGGCATGTGGCACTGGATGTGTTGGGACAAATTATAGAAAACAAGAAGGCTATTGTTCTACTTCGCCTTGTTCACTTGAATAT GCCTGAAACCTTCAATGGGTTGATACAAAAGATGAATTTTCTTGAAAGTCATAAGCTAGTATCACTAAAGTTGGAGTCCAAACAGCTTTTTGTAAGAGCTTCTACGAACATTCAAAGAATTTTGAACTTTGAATATGAGTTGAACAAGCGCAAGATGGTGGGGATGCTCACATGTATACAATCTTGTTATCGAATTCCTAGCTGCTATTCTGGATCTGGTTTGTCTGCTTGTTGGATTCCTTTCGACATTTGCATGGAGAATGCCATGAATGGAAGACAATTTTCTGTCACATCTTCAATTGACGTCTTTGCAG AAACAATCAAAACACTTCAAGTACTTAACTGTGCAAGTTGGGAAGAAACCTTCCTGGCGCTATGGCTTTCTTCCCTGCGGCTTGTGCAACGA GAACGTGACCCCCTAGAAGGCCCTATTCCTCATCTTGAGTCTCGTCTTTGCATCCTATTGTCCATTACCCCCTTAGCTATTGCTCTTGTGTTGAAGGATGATGCTGTACAATGTTGTCAGGAGAGTGATCATACATCAAGGAAAAATGGTCTAGTTTCTTCGCTGCAGATTCTAGGACAGTACACAGACCTCTTATGTCCCCCAACATCGATTGTCAATGCAGCAAATAGTGCAGCTTCTAAAGCAACAAATTTCTCTTATAATGCCAAAACTATGAAGGATGATAGGGGAGATAGTCATATCGATACTTCTCTGGCAGCTG GTGGAGACATGAGGCATCTCATAGTGGAAGCTTGCATAGCGAGGAAGTTACTTGATACATCTGCATATTTCTGGTGTGATTACATTTCTGCATCTGTAACTCCATCGCCCAATCATTTATCCCTGGAAAGATCCCCTTGGTTAGAATTTATGggaggatctccactaactggTCCACTAGTAGATGAGCTCATGGAAGTTCCAGCTTCAAG CTTAGAAGAGATTGAGAAGTTGCACCATGTTGCTCTGAATGGATCATTAGAGGAGAAATCTGCTGCTGCAAAAATTGTATGTGGTGCTTCTCTCAGTAGTGGATGGAATATTCAG GAACATGTTGTGCGTTTGATAGTCAAGCTTCTTTCTCCTCCTATACCGCCCAATCACACTGGAGTAAGGAGTCATCTTGTTGATCATATGCCTGTGCTGAGCGCAATCTTATTTGGGGTTTCATCTGTTGATACTGTTCACATTCTATCATTACACGGAATG ATGCCGGAGGTTGCAGCCGCACTAACTCCTATTTGTGAGACATATGGGTCACTTGTACCACAAACATCAAGCCACAAAACAAGCTTATCTAATACATCCTCAATTTACATGATCTTTTCGTCTGCATTTCTGTTGCTTCTTCGGCTATGGAAATTCTATCAACCGCTTCTTGAGCAATGTATTCCAGGGAGAGGAACAATTGGAGGGGAGCTTACATTGGAATATCTTTTGATATTGTGTGACAGACGAATCCAGTCAGATAACTCTGTTACTGCAGGAGAAAAGGTTGGTTCAGATACTAAAAGCCATCTCGACTCTTATCCAAAATTGCGGGCTTGGTATTGCCATAACAGATTGTCTGTAGCATCAACTGATTCTGGTCTCTCAACTGGAAATCCAGTTCACCAAGTTGCTAACAAGATCCTGAGTACTTTATACGGGAAAATGACAAAAACAGGAACAGTGTCTGGTGATACTTCAGTTAGCTCAGGTTCGTTGGCAAGTTCTGAAGAAGATGTTTGTGAAATGCCTGTTCTCCCCGCGTGGGACATGCTTGAAGCCATACCTTTTGTTCTTGAGGCAATCCTTACTGCTTGTGCCCATGGAAGGCTCTCATCAAGAGATTTGACAACAG GCCTTAGGGACATTGTCGACTTTTTGCCTGCTTCTCTTGCAGCTATAATTAGTTACTTCTCTGCTGAAATTACTCGGGGCATATGGAAGCCAGTAGACATGGATGGAATAGACTGGCCTAGTCCAGCAGGAAATCTTGCATCCATTGACGCTGAAATCAAGGAAATACTTGCCGCTGTAGGTGTTAATGTTCCAAGCTGCTCATTTG GAGGGTCATTACCAGCAAAACTTCCACTCCCAATGGCAGCCCTAGTGAGCTTAACAATCACATTCAAGCTAGACAAGAGCTTAGAATACATACTCGCGGTCACTGGTCCCGCCATGGAGAGATGTGCCTCAGCCTGTTCATGGCCAAGCATGCCCATAGTCAGCTCTCTTTGGGTCCAAAAGGTCCGGCGTTGGCATGACTTCATTGTCGTATCATGTTCCCGCTCAGTCTTCATAAAAAACCAAGAACCCGTGTCTCAGCTTCTCAGAAGTTGCTTCACCGCCTTTCTCGGGTCCTACAATTCCAAACAAACTGGAGTCAACAGCCTATTAGGAACGTACATCTCATCTCCCGGCTTATACCCACGCGTTTCCCCTGGTTTCCTTTACCTACGCACCTGCCGTTCAATCCACAACGTTCAATACATCAATAACGTGATCATAAAGCTCGTGGTCGAGTTTTCGCGAAGCTTAGTAGCTAACAAGGGCTCTCCGCGTTTGAAATCAACCGAAGCCTCGTTTGCTATCGCGGCGGTTAAAGCGAGAGAAGCGGCAATGCTTGGTTCGAGTCTTTTGTGCGTTTCAGGTGGGGTACAGTTAGTACAGGAGCTTTATCAAGATAGTATCGTGAATTGGCTATTATCGTCGAGAGATGTTCATACTGGAACTGTGGGTCGGGTGATAGAAGGATACGCGGTCGCGTGTTTGATGGTTTTCTCGGGAGCTTCTATTTGGGGGGTTATGGAAAGGGCTCCTTCTTGGTCAATGTCGAGAAACAGGTTGAAATTTGTGAGTGATCATATGGATTTTGTGGGGAGTGTTGTTGATGGGAATGTATGGATTGGACGTGATATGATTACTTGGAGAGCTTATGTATCGTGTTTGGTTGATTTGGTGGTTAGGTTTGCGCCGTTTTGGGTTATGGAGTTGAAAAGGGAGACTTTGGTTAAATTGGCGAAGGGTTTGAGTGGCTGGGGTCAGTTGGATCTTGCGATTTTGTTGCTTGAGAAGGGCGGGAAGAAGGTTATGGGTTCGGTGGTTGAACTTGTGAGTACGATTTCTTGA